In a genomic window of Saccharothrix sp. HUAS TT1:
- a CDS encoding HD domain-containing protein, whose product MSFVLVTEYAVMAGRENLYGSAYGIAESMLVSLPRRWKHVLGVARRARSVRQVFSDEDADVLASAAILHDIGYSDQVKVTGFHPLDGAKFLRNQQIAPRVCALVAHHSCAYREAELRGLSSELYAWPDEGTSVRDALWWADMTTSPDGDSTNVHDRIEEIQKRYGTQNLVSVFINQAKDELIGAVERTEERLRTAGMGHLAK is encoded by the coding sequence ATGTCCTTTGTGCTGGTAACGGAGTATGCGGTTATGGCTGGACGCGAAAATCTCTATGGTAGCGCCTATGGCATCGCGGAAAGTATGTTGGTTTCGCTACCTCGTAGATGGAAGCACGTTCTTGGCGTGGCCCGTCGCGCGAGATCGGTGCGCCAGGTGTTTTCCGATGAGGACGCTGATGTCCTGGCTTCGGCGGCCATCCTTCATGACATTGGCTATTCGGACCAGGTGAAAGTGACTGGGTTTCATCCGCTCGACGGCGCGAAGTTTCTTCGGAATCAACAAATCGCGCCACGTGTCTGTGCCCTTGTTGCCCATCATTCGTGCGCATATCGAGAAGCTGAACTGCGGGGCTTGTCATCCGAACTGTACGCTTGGCCTGACGAAGGTACGTCGGTTCGTGATGCGTTGTGGTGGGCGGATATGACTACTTCGCCTGATGGTGATTCGACTAATGTGCACGATCGAATAGAGGAAATCCAGAAAAGGTATGGCACGCAGAATCTGGTAAGCGTGTTCATCAATCAGGCGAAAGACGAACTGATAGGTGCTGTCGAGCGGACTGAGGAGCGGTTGCGGACCGCTGGAATGGGTCACTTGGCGAAGTAG
- a CDS encoding helix-turn-helix domain-containing protein, which translates to MTADESVDSPWWDFVQRQLDDRGMSTADLAARTGLDRSRFTEWRKGKGPTLDTARLVAKAFGMSPLEVMVKAQLLTAQEVALRDAAPDPAVLTNQQLLAELGRRLGRPSPGQS; encoded by the coding sequence GTGACCGCAGACGAGAGCGTGGACTCGCCCTGGTGGGACTTCGTCCAGCGGCAGCTGGACGACCGGGGGATGTCCACAGCGGACCTGGCCGCGCGGACCGGTTTGGACCGGAGCCGGTTCACCGAGTGGCGCAAGGGCAAGGGGCCGACGCTGGACACCGCCCGGCTGGTCGCCAAGGCGTTCGGCATGAGCCCGCTGGAGGTCATGGTGAAGGCCCAGCTGCTCACCGCCCAGGAGGTGGCCCTCCGCGACGCCGCCCCCGACCCCGCCGTGCTGACGAACCAGCAGCTGCTGGCCGAGCTGGGTCGCCGCCTCGGCCGGCCGTCCCCGGGACAGTCCTAA
- a CDS encoding macrolide family glycosyltransferase — MDVLFVTLTGHGHVTPTLALVEELVGRGCRVRYATGGENARAVVAAGARWVGLPGLPPFRPVGTGDRAVAEWFRHYFEAMRAVYPVLREHCLARRPDVICYDATNWPARLVARELGVPAVRCLPHLASNDSFTLPMPDEAHVVADDCARFAEEHGVELDVVGTVDAPERLNLVFLPREFQPAGETFDATFHFIGPLLGRRATEPWTPKHPDLPLLYVSLGSIMTDPAFHRACLDAFADGAWQVALNAPARADAPANADVRDWFPQPSVLRHARAFVTHAGMNSTMEALHAGVPLVAAPRTPEQAANADRVQELGLGERLEHGGDLRAAVERVAADRSIRRNLDRMREAVRAGGGAERGAGLILGVSR; from the coding sequence GTGGACGTTCTCTTCGTCACCCTCACCGGTCACGGTCACGTCACGCCCACGTTGGCGCTGGTCGAAGAGTTGGTCGGGCGGGGTTGTCGGGTTCGGTACGCGACGGGTGGCGAGAACGCGCGGGCGGTCGTGGCGGCGGGGGCGCGGTGGGTGGGGTTGCCGGGGTTGCCGCCGTTCCGGCCGGTCGGAACGGGGGACCGGGCGGTGGCGGAGTGGTTCCGGCACTACTTCGAGGCCATGCGGGCGGTCTACCCCGTGCTGCGGGAGCACTGCCTGGCGCGGCGGCCCGACGTCATCTGCTACGACGCGACCAACTGGCCCGCGCGGCTCGTCGCGCGGGAGCTGGGGGTGCCGGCGGTCCGCTGCCTGCCGCACCTCGCGTCCAACGACTCGTTCACCTTGCCAATGCCGGACGAGGCGCACGTCGTCGCGGACGACTGCGCGCGGTTCGCCGAGGAGCACGGGGTCGAGCTGGACGTGGTCGGCACGGTCGACGCGCCCGAGCGGCTGAACCTGGTGTTCCTGCCGCGCGAGTTCCAGCCCGCCGGGGAGACCTTCGACGCGACGTTCCACTTCATCGGGCCCCTGCTCGGCCGCCGGGCCACCGAGCCCTGGACGCCGAAGCACCCCGACCTGCCGCTGCTCTACGTCTCGCTCGGCTCGATCATGACCGACCCGGCGTTCCACCGGGCCTGCCTCGACGCCTTCGCCGACGGCGCCTGGCAGGTCGCCCTGAACGCGCCCGCCCGGGCCGACGCCCCGGCGAACGCGGACGTCCGGGACTGGTTCCCGCAACCCTCGGTGCTGCGGCACGCGCGGGCGTTCGTCACGCACGCCGGGATGAACTCGACGATGGAGGCGCTGCACGCGGGCGTCCCGCTCGTCGCGGCGCCGCGGACGCCGGAGCAGGCCGCCAACGCCGACCGCGTCCAGGAGCTGGGCCTCGGCGAGCGCCTGGAGCACGGCGGCGACCTGCGGGCCGCGGTCGAACGGGTCGCCGCCGACCGCTCGATCCGCCGCAACCTCGACCGGATGCGGGAGGCCGTGCGCGCCGGCGGGGGCGCCGAGCGCGGCGCCGGGCTCATCCTCGGTGTGTCGCGTTAG
- a CDS encoding helix-turn-helix transcriptional regulator, translated as MSVPEMLEDLGGEVSRDTFYKWRQTGKGPRCFTLPNGELRCKRVDFLAWLDDLYRAAA; from the coding sequence ATGTCTGTTCCGGAGATGCTGGAGGACCTGGGCGGGGAGGTCTCGCGGGACACGTTCTACAAGTGGCGGCAGACGGGGAAGGGGCCTCGGTGCTTCACGCTGCCCAACGGTGAGCTGCGGTGCAAGCGGGTGGACTTCCTCGCTTGGCTCGATGACCTGTACCGGGCGGCGGCATGA
- a CDS encoding DUF5919 domain-containing protein, with amino-acid sequence MPNQRLRDSLLRNGFDLNQVAKATGVDPKTVERWINLDRTPYPRHRRTIAAMVREAETYLWPNALAPDTKKEITQSEVVQVYPHRHSVPQEQWTHLVDQARLNISILIYSGMFLTDNPSLIKTFRQKAEAGVKIRLLLGDPASREVARRSEEEGIGKGTLAAKVRNALAFFKPLADTGHAEVRCHRTTLYNSIYRFDDEMLVNTHVHGFMAAHAPVLHLRRLSGGDLFETYAESFQGVWDDAKPPKW; translated from the coding sequence GTGCCGAACCAACGCCTACGAGACTCGTTGCTGCGCAACGGTTTCGACCTCAACCAGGTGGCCAAAGCCACCGGTGTAGACCCCAAGACGGTCGAACGCTGGATCAACCTCGATCGCACCCCGTACCCCCGTCACCGGCGCACCATCGCGGCCATGGTCCGCGAGGCCGAGACCTACCTCTGGCCCAACGCACTCGCCCCGGATACCAAGAAGGAGATCACTCAATCGGAGGTCGTGCAGGTCTACCCACACCGCCACTCCGTCCCCCAGGAGCAGTGGACCCACCTGGTAGACCAGGCCCGTCTGAACATCTCGATCTTGATCTATTCGGGCATGTTCCTGACCGACAACCCGAGTCTGATCAAGACCTTCCGCCAGAAGGCCGAGGCAGGCGTCAAGATCCGCCTACTCCTGGGCGACCCCGCCAGCCGCGAGGTAGCCCGCCGCAGTGAGGAAGAAGGCATCGGCAAGGGCACCCTCGCCGCCAAGGTCCGCAACGCCCTCGCGTTCTTCAAGCCACTCGCCGACACCGGCCACGCCGAGGTCCGCTGCCACCGCACGACGCTCTACAACTCGATCTACCGCTTCGATGACGAGATGCTGGTCAACACCCACGTCCACGGCTTCATGGCAGCTCACGCCCCGGTCCTGCACCTGCGACGCCTCTCCGGAGGCGACCTCTTTGAGACCTACGCCGAGAGCTTCCAGGGCGTCTGGGACGACGCCAAGCCACCCAAGTGGTAG
- a CDS encoding FtsK/SpoIIIE domain-containing protein, protein MPGRAKWITALVALVWLVVVGVVRLVLVVVRYPVVTVVPVSAAWCWWRFGLSPLVLAVSSLVAALTIWAGLDRRSFLRHGWYRLVIEWRRATVYVPKWRSVMRLADLAKRDRGREYRPKLWRVRSEGWRDRVRVRMVPAQSPEAWELRREGLAHSFGARSCRVRVLRPRVIELDFVHRDPLARPLPVPVLVDAEVDLKRVVVGRTETGRPWRLRLLGSQVLVVGVPGAGKGSVLWSIVWQLAPAVRAGVVRLVGIDPKGGMELGQCPDAFDRVVYDNGPEAVALLEEVAAEVKERATRYRGVRRLWARSTGEPFTVLVVDELADLIAYQPDKQLRERAARAVQTITSQGRAPGYAVVGLVQDPRKEVVGFRHLFSTRVALRLDEPQQVDMVLGDGVCQRGAAAHEISENTPGVAWVKEDGQREPERARAFHVTDADLVELGVFLADAKVHDFPTRPDGSGEVAA, encoded by the coding sequence GTGCCGGGCAGGGCGAAGTGGATCACGGCCCTGGTGGCGCTGGTGTGGCTGGTGGTGGTCGGCGTCGTGCGCCTGGTGCTCGTCGTGGTCCGGTACCCGGTGGTCACGGTGGTGCCGGTGTCGGCGGCCTGGTGCTGGTGGCGGTTCGGGCTCTCGCCATTGGTGCTGGCGGTGTCGTCGCTGGTGGCGGCGTTGACCATCTGGGCTGGTCTGGATCGGCGGTCGTTCCTGCGGCACGGCTGGTACCGGCTGGTGATCGAGTGGCGGCGGGCGACGGTCTACGTCCCGAAGTGGCGGTCGGTGATGCGGCTCGCCGACCTGGCCAAGCGGGATCGTGGACGTGAGTACCGGCCGAAGCTGTGGCGGGTGCGGTCGGAGGGGTGGCGGGACCGGGTTCGGGTGCGGATGGTTCCGGCCCAGTCGCCGGAGGCGTGGGAGCTGCGGCGGGAGGGCTTGGCGCACTCGTTCGGTGCTCGCTCGTGTCGGGTGCGGGTGTTGCGACCTCGGGTGATCGAGTTGGACTTCGTTCACCGTGACCCGTTGGCGCGTCCGCTGCCTGTGCCTGTGCTGGTGGACGCTGAGGTGGATCTCAAGCGCGTGGTCGTGGGTCGGACGGAGACCGGTAGGCCCTGGCGGCTGCGGTTGCTCGGGTCTCAGGTGCTCGTGGTCGGGGTGCCCGGTGCGGGTAAGGGCTCGGTGTTGTGGTCGATCGTCTGGCAGCTTGCTCCGGCAGTCCGTGCGGGCGTGGTGCGCCTGGTGGGCATCGACCCGAAGGGCGGGATGGAGCTGGGCCAATGCCCGGATGCCTTCGACCGTGTCGTGTACGACAACGGGCCGGAAGCCGTTGCGCTGCTTGAGGAAGTGGCCGCTGAGGTCAAGGAGCGGGCGACGCGGTATCGGGGTGTGCGGCGGTTGTGGGCGCGGTCGACGGGGGAGCCGTTCACGGTCCTGGTGGTGGACGAGCTGGCGGACCTGATCGCCTACCAGCCGGACAAGCAGCTCCGGGAGCGCGCGGCTCGGGCTGTCCAGACCATCACCTCACAGGGGCGAGCACCTGGGTACGCCGTCGTCGGCTTGGTCCAGGACCCGCGCAAGGAGGTCGTCGGGTTCCGGCACCTGTTCAGCACCCGCGTGGCGTTGCGGCTGGATGAGCCGCAACAGGTGGACATGGTCCTTGGGGACGGTGTCTGTCAGCGCGGCGCGGCGGCCCATGAGATCAGCGAGAACACGCCTGGGGTGGCATGGGTCAAGGAGGACGGGCAGCGGGAGCCGGAGCGGGCTCGGGCCTTCCACGTCACCGACGCAGACCTGGTGGAGCTGGGTGTGTTCCTGGCCGATGCGAAGGTGCACGACTTCCCGACTCGGCCGGACGGCTCGGGGGAGGTGGCGGCGTGA
- a CDS encoding AMED_5909 family protein, with protein MNPSEELWSAVRSATTLRQAHDTLVKVLPSPEAAQVQWLDFHRRSSEVYRRIAEVDRGRRREARFLAELHREKAEKVAHALASGVTARAASRQAAVVAEFNQGIRLREDMFAKAMRLAAFRSDYALAKAMGLHRSTLKRVRAGELRPGGRFISGALKALAPFDFEDLFEVETQE; from the coding sequence GTGAACCCCTCGGAGGAGTTGTGGTCGGCTGTGCGCTCGGCGACGACGCTTCGGCAGGCCCATGACACGTTGGTGAAGGTGTTGCCCTCGCCTGAGGCGGCTCAGGTGCAGTGGCTGGATTTCCATCGGCGGTCGTCGGAGGTGTACCGGCGGATCGCGGAAGTGGATCGGGGGCGGCGGCGGGAGGCGCGGTTCCTCGCCGAGCTGCATCGGGAGAAGGCGGAGAAGGTCGCGCATGCGCTCGCGTCCGGGGTCACTGCTCGTGCCGCGAGCCGGCAGGCGGCTGTGGTGGCCGAGTTCAACCAGGGGATCAGGCTGCGTGAGGACATGTTCGCCAAGGCCATGCGGTTGGCGGCGTTCCGCTCGGACTACGCGTTGGCGAAGGCGATGGGACTTCACCGGTCCACGCTGAAGCGGGTGCGTGCCGGTGAGCTGCGGCCTGGTGGGCGGTTCATCAGCGGCGCGTTGAAGGCTCTCGCGCCATTCGACTTCGAGGACCTGTTCGAGGTCGAGACCCAGGAGTGA
- a CDS encoding TIR domain-containing protein, which produces MPRVFMSYAHESSAVVQRIAALLTQAGIDVTTDVGEVSTGQNWNTSIGQFVRASDVVVLLYPPESLASSQQFIEIEAALSRDLEKRGAELIPVLAEATEVPPSLRGRAWIDLSGNFVSGVQVLVGQIQALSAVDFSKIGPREFENLVADLLRALDFELEDVRHRVDPEVDIRATYKRVDPFGQLETESWVVDTKLYAHQRVNVPAIRQLAAYVSLARGRTRGLFVTNAHLTSVAKEYLLELEGTRNLSLTVLDGILLRRLLRQFPSIVMRYFGGDAKATV; this is translated from the coding sequence GTGCCGAGAGTGTTCATGAGCTACGCCCACGAGAGCAGTGCTGTCGTACAACGTATAGCCGCATTGCTGACGCAGGCCGGAATCGATGTTACAACTGACGTAGGCGAAGTCTCTACTGGGCAGAATTGGAACACCAGTATAGGTCAATTCGTTAGGGCTAGCGATGTCGTTGTATTGCTATACCCTCCTGAATCTCTGGCTTCGTCTCAGCAGTTTATCGAAATCGAAGCTGCTTTGTCGCGTGATCTTGAAAAGCGTGGAGCTGAACTGATACCGGTACTTGCTGAAGCAACTGAAGTGCCGCCCAGTCTGCGTGGCAGGGCCTGGATCGATCTGAGTGGGAACTTTGTCTCCGGGGTTCAGGTGCTGGTAGGACAGATTCAGGCACTTTCTGCAGTCGACTTTTCCAAGATCGGACCACGGGAATTCGAGAATCTTGTTGCCGATTTGCTGCGGGCACTGGACTTCGAACTGGAGGACGTCAGGCATCGGGTTGATCCCGAAGTGGACATCCGGGCAACATATAAACGTGTTGACCCTTTCGGGCAGCTTGAAACTGAGTCGTGGGTCGTAGATACCAAGCTGTATGCACATCAGCGCGTTAACGTGCCCGCTATTAGACAGTTGGCCGCGTATGTTTCACTGGCACGAGGGCGAACGCGTGGATTGTTTGTCACCAACGCTCATCTTACGTCGGTGGCAAAGGAGTATCTTCTGGAGTTGGAAGGTACTCGAAACCTCAGTTTGACTGTCCTCGACGGAATTTTGCTAAGACGACTACTTCGTCAGTTCCCCAGTATTGTGATGCGATACTTCGGTGGCGATGCAAAGGCTACAGTCTGA
- a CDS encoding transcriptional regulator, protein MPNTIKLRTDFFTKAARLAGYRSDYALAKAMDVNRSTVARVLSGELQPGPAFIGGALTALAPLQFHDLFEVVPIQR, encoded by the coding sequence ATGCCGAACACGATCAAGCTCCGCACCGATTTCTTCACCAAAGCCGCCCGGCTGGCCGGGTACCGGTCGGACTACGCGCTGGCCAAGGCGATGGACGTCAACCGCTCGACGGTCGCGCGCGTCCTCAGCGGCGAGCTGCAGCCCGGTCCGGCGTTCATCGGCGGGGCGTTGACGGCGCTCGCGCCGCTGCAGTTCCACGACCTGTTCGAGGTCGTCCCCATCCAGCGGTGA
- a CDS encoding tyrosine-type recombinase/integrase, whose translation MTTTFKVKFWEIKKRAGRKRPYPVRWRTDTREHSEWYATKALATSRLSELSQAARNGEPFDVETGLPVSELRRRNSLSFLEFSQSYMDMKWPDAAATTRGSTVEALATAGAVFVRDGVGRPQAAELRSVLSRSLLPPTTRDAELSAEDRGVVDWLARNSRPLHDVTDAVAVRGLLDALASKLDGKAAAATVYQRKRAVLFNLLAYAVERELIPDNPLTRVKRKVVKVVEQVDPRVVANPGQVGRLLTAVTYVGRRNLDRGAHLAAFFATGYYAAARPAEGLALREDDCTLPEEGWGLLVLGESRPAAGKRWTDSGEVHDRRGLKHRGRKEVRSVPIPPVLVTALREHLDRFGTGPDGRLFRSPGGGVVSSSTYYRVWEEARQYALTPAQAASPLAGRPYDLRHAAVSLWLNGGVPAPEVAERAGHSVDVLLKVYAKCVDGQRETVNKTIEGLFDT comes from the coding sequence ATGACCACCACGTTCAAGGTCAAGTTCTGGGAGATCAAGAAGCGGGCGGGGAGGAAGCGGCCGTATCCAGTCCGGTGGCGGACGGACACGCGGGAGCACTCCGAGTGGTACGCGACCAAGGCCCTGGCTACCAGCCGCTTGTCCGAGCTGAGCCAGGCGGCGCGCAACGGTGAACCGTTCGATGTGGAGACCGGGTTGCCGGTGTCGGAGCTTCGCCGACGGAATTCGTTGTCGTTCCTGGAGTTCTCACAGTCCTACATGGACATGAAGTGGCCGGACGCTGCCGCAACGACTCGGGGTAGCACTGTGGAGGCTCTGGCGACTGCTGGTGCGGTGTTCGTGCGGGACGGGGTTGGTCGACCGCAGGCGGCGGAGCTGCGAAGTGTGTTGTCGAGGAGCCTGCTGCCTCCGACTACCCGTGACGCGGAGCTGTCGGCCGAAGATCGGGGAGTCGTGGACTGGCTCGCGCGGAACTCTCGTCCGCTGCACGACGTCACGGACGCCGTCGCTGTTCGAGGGCTCTTGGATGCGCTTGCGTCCAAGCTCGACGGCAAGGCGGCGGCGGCCACGGTCTACCAGCGGAAACGGGCCGTGCTGTTCAACCTGCTCGCCTACGCGGTTGAGCGGGAGCTGATCCCAGACAACCCGCTGACCAGGGTGAAGCGCAAGGTCGTGAAGGTGGTCGAGCAGGTTGACCCTCGTGTGGTGGCCAACCCTGGCCAGGTGGGCAGGCTGCTGACGGCGGTGACGTACGTCGGGCGGCGGAACCTGGATCGGGGCGCGCACCTGGCTGCGTTCTTCGCCACCGGCTACTACGCCGCTGCTCGCCCTGCTGAGGGCCTGGCGCTCCGCGAGGACGATTGCACCCTGCCAGAGGAGGGCTGGGGCCTCCTGGTGCTCGGTGAGTCGCGGCCTGCGGCGGGGAAGCGGTGGACGGACTCGGGGGAGGTGCACGACCGGCGCGGGCTCAAGCATCGGGGCCGGAAGGAGGTTCGGTCGGTCCCCATCCCTCCGGTCCTCGTCACCGCGCTCCGCGAACACCTCGACCGGTTCGGGACCGGGCCGGATGGTCGCCTGTTCCGCTCGCCCGGCGGAGGGGTGGTGTCGTCGTCCACCTACTACCGGGTGTGGGAAGAGGCGCGTCAGTACGCCCTGACGCCCGCGCAGGCGGCCTCTCCGCTGGCTGGACGGCCGTACGACCTTCGGCACGCCGCAGTCTCGCTCTGGCTGAACGGGGGCGTTCCGGCTCCGGAGGTGGCTGAACGTGCAGGTCACTCGGTGGACGTCCTCCTGAAGGTCTACGCCAAGTGCGTCGACGGGCAGCGGGAGACCGTGAACAAGACCATCGAGGGTCTGTTCGACACGTGA
- a CDS encoding NUDIX hydrolase: protein MARTDHYNDPNAPKATNIVVAVTAFVQDDQGRLLMIRRTDNDLYSIPGGAQDVGETIGHTVIREVKEETGIDVDPTDIIGVYSNPAHVISYTDGEVRQEFSICFRAQPIGGELRTSNESSEVHWIAREDLEALNIHPSIRLRIEHGFEPRNTPYFAK from the coding sequence ATGGCGCGCACCGACCACTACAACGACCCCAACGCCCCCAAGGCGACCAACATCGTCGTAGCCGTAACCGCGTTCGTCCAGGACGACCAAGGCCGCCTACTCATGATCCGCCGCACCGACAACGACCTCTACTCCATCCCCGGCGGAGCCCAAGACGTAGGCGAGACCATCGGCCACACCGTCATCCGAGAGGTCAAGGAAGAGACCGGCATCGACGTAGACCCCACCGACATCATCGGCGTCTACTCCAACCCGGCCCACGTCATCTCCTACACGGACGGCGAAGTCCGCCAAGAGTTCTCCATCTGCTTCCGCGCTCAACCCATCGGAGGCGAGCTGCGCACAAGCAACGAGTCCAGCGAAGTCCACTGGATAGCCCGCGAAGACCTCGAAGCCCTCAACATCCACCCCTCAATCCGCCTCCGGATCGAACACGGCTTCGAACCGCGAAATACCCCCTACTTCGCCAAGTGA
- a CDS encoding plasmid replication, integration and excision activator → MGVEPVLRFQPAEERAKGLPVAQETDKESGLLVWSVLVIDQAAERKSDAVVTVKIAAPHQPVPPEAIAGTDVRPVVFEGLTVTPWIDDKACRGSHGGERHRCRAKLGYSLRASGMKPVVVKTASKAA, encoded by the coding sequence ATGGGTGTGGAACCGGTGCTCAGGTTCCAGCCGGCGGAGGAGCGGGCGAAGGGGCTGCCGGTTGCGCAGGAGACGGACAAGGAGTCCGGGCTGTTGGTGTGGTCGGTGTTGGTGATCGACCAGGCGGCGGAGCGGAAGTCGGACGCCGTGGTGACGGTGAAGATCGCGGCTCCTCATCAGCCGGTGCCGCCGGAGGCGATCGCGGGGACGGATGTGCGGCCGGTGGTGTTCGAGGGGTTGACGGTGACGCCGTGGATTGACGACAAGGCGTGTCGGGGGAGCCATGGGGGTGAGCGGCATCGGTGTCGGGCGAAGCTGGGGTACAGCCTGCGGGCCTCGGGCATGAAGCCGGTTGTCGTCAAGACCGCGTCCAAGGCGGCGTGA
- a CDS encoding replication initiator — MKQPAALDVARAVAEEHGVCVRPLAKERVDLDTGRVDIVPVPCGSTVASVCPTCAEKNRRLRMAQCREGWHLTEEPDFTPDLPGDDQRALAVYRADLVKVYRQAVEEGDEIGAEEVREEVAGVDAELRQLGVRGSLPALEARPRITRKRSTRRRQDAPNLPRRPVQKRTVGRVFGGKYQPSTFLTLTLDSYGKVRSDGTPVDPARYDYRRAARDAVHFAALLDRFVQNLRRCVGWDVQYFSTVEPQRRLAPHWHAAVRGSISRAELRAVAEATYHQVWWPAHDEIKYGGDNRPVWDARAKGFVDPATREPLPTWDEALDRVERPAHVARFGVQVHSKGILGGTEEAGRHIGYLTKYLTKSISECYQAQTSRQEDHAERLCAELAVTPCSPQCPVWLLYGVQPKGARLSMEPGRCKGKAHKRSTLGVAGRRVLVSRKWSGKSLADHKHDRLKFVRQLLADVGITGDDRPKRVVWNNVRPGNPNVPPRPHLLLRAVAERRRWKAEYTAALLASASPPDHSATAQAA, encoded by the coding sequence ATGAAGCAACCGGCGGCGCTCGACGTGGCTCGGGCGGTGGCTGAGGAGCACGGCGTCTGTGTCCGGCCGTTGGCCAAGGAGCGGGTCGACCTGGACACCGGGCGAGTGGACATCGTGCCCGTTCCGTGTGGGTCGACGGTGGCGAGTGTGTGCCCCACCTGCGCGGAGAAGAACCGCAGGTTGCGCATGGCGCAGTGCCGCGAGGGATGGCACCTGACCGAGGAACCCGACTTCACGCCGGACCTTCCCGGTGACGATCAGAGGGCGCTGGCCGTGTACCGAGCCGACCTGGTGAAGGTGTACCGGCAGGCCGTCGAAGAGGGCGATGAGATCGGTGCTGAGGAGGTGCGGGAGGAGGTCGCCGGGGTTGACGCGGAACTTCGGCAGCTCGGAGTCCGCGGTTCGCTCCCGGCGCTGGAGGCCCGTCCACGGATCACCCGGAAGCGGTCGACCAGGCGGCGGCAGGATGCGCCGAACCTGCCTCGGCGGCCGGTCCAGAAGCGCACGGTCGGGCGGGTGTTCGGGGGCAAGTACCAGCCCTCGACGTTCCTCACGCTGACGCTCGACAGCTACGGCAAGGTGCGGTCGGACGGCACTCCGGTTGACCCGGCCCGGTACGACTACCGGCGGGCGGCTCGGGACGCGGTGCACTTCGCGGCCTTGCTGGACCGGTTCGTGCAGAACCTGCGGCGGTGCGTCGGGTGGGATGTGCAGTACTTCTCCACCGTCGAGCCGCAAAGGCGACTGGCGCCGCACTGGCACGCGGCTGTTCGAGGTTCGATCTCGCGGGCGGAGCTGCGGGCGGTCGCGGAGGCCACCTATCACCAGGTGTGGTGGCCCGCCCATGACGAGATCAAGTACGGCGGGGACAACCGGCCGGTCTGGGATGCGCGGGCGAAGGGGTTCGTAGACCCGGCCACGCGTGAACCGCTGCCAACGTGGGACGAAGCGCTGGACCGGGTGGAGCGTCCGGCGCACGTGGCGCGATTCGGGGTGCAAGTGCACTCCAAGGGCATCCTCGGCGGCACCGAAGAGGCCGGGCGGCACATCGGCTACCTGACGAAGTACCTGACCAAGAGCATCAGCGAGTGCTATCAAGCCCAGACCAGCCGCCAGGAGGATCACGCCGAACGGCTCTGCGCGGAGCTGGCTGTGACGCCGTGCTCGCCGCAGTGCCCTGTGTGGCTGCTCTACGGCGTCCAACCGAAGGGCGCTCGGCTGTCGATGGAGCCTGGCCGCTGCAAGGGCAAGGCGCACAAGCGCTCAACCCTCGGCGTGGCCGGTCGGCGGGTGCTGGTGTCGCGGAAGTGGTCCGGGAAGTCGCTCGCCGACCACAAGCACGACCGGCTCAAGTTCGTTCGGCAACTGCTCGCCGACGTGGGGATCACCGGGGATGACCGGCCGAAACGGGTCGTCTGGAACAACGTGCGGCCCGGTAACCCGAACGTGCCCCCAAGACCTCACCTGCTGCTGCGGGCGGTCGCGGAGCGGCGTCGATGGAAGGCCGAGTACACGGCGGCGCTGCTCGCCTCGGCCAGTCCGCCAGATCATTCGGCAACTGCTCAAGCTGCGTAA